In Lolium rigidum isolate FL_2022 chromosome 7, APGP_CSIRO_Lrig_0.1, whole genome shotgun sequence, the DNA window CCCAGCCCGCGCTTGCTCGCCGGCACGTACGTGTGGACCATGTCCATCGCCGTCGGGGAcgcgccgccgcggccggaggaggtgcgcgaaaggtcgacgaggcggtacTGGAGGAAGGCCTCGCCGTCGGGCGTCTGGAACTTCCGCGCCTCCTCCCTCCAGACGATGCTGTTTTCCGACGGTTGCCGCTCACCGGCGCCACCATCCTTCGCCATCGTGTTTTTTTCCGTtagtgttttctgttttctttcgaGTGAATTTTGCGCGGTGGTGCGACCTGCGGCTGCCGGCTGGGGCTGGGGGATCACACGT includes these proteins:
- the LOC124677212 gene encoding acetyltransferase At1g77540-like — translated: MAKDGGAGERQPSENSIVWREEARKFQTPDGEAFLQYRLVDLSRTSSGRGGASPTAMDMVHTYVPASKRGLGLAARLCDAAFAHARSNGMRVIPTCSYILDTYLPRNPAWNELLYNEDEPKHGNTSSSM